CTCGCGCGCAGTCCCGCCCATTGCGCCAGACCTTGTTCCACCAGATCGGCGGGCAAACGGGCCAGCGCCGCATCCATACCCGACACGGACACGCGTTCACGCGCCACCACTTTGCCCGCTTCGCGCTGGATAAGGGCGAAACGGTGCGCATAGACCATCCCACCGCCCAGCCGGATCGCTTCGCCTTCCTCGCTCTGCGGGCTGGCGCAAAGGCCGATCGGACGGATGTAAAGTTGTCGGGCCATCAATCCGCCTGCCTATCAGCGTTCATCGCAACGCCATTATGCCAAAAAACGTCTCTATCCTGAAAGCCGACAAAGGCGATCTGGAATACCGCAGCATTCCAGATCGCCCCGCCCTCCCTCAAGCTGAAATCTATCAATCTTCAACACTTAGAAGATATAATTGACGCAATGCATCAAGTGGCTTGTCCGCGCCTTCGTGCGTGATCTGCCAGAATGTCCAGCCATTGCAGCTCGGCGCGCCCTGCAGCACTTTGCCGACACCATGGATCGAACCGATTTCCTTGCCGCTTTCCAGCGATCCGTCGGCCCGAACCGTCGCCGTCCAGCGACGTTGCTTGTCGAACAGTTGCGTGCCCGGCGCGATCAGCCCCGCTTCGACCAATGCACCGAAAGCAACGCGCGGCGCGTCTTTCCGGCTTTGCATCGTGGTCAGCGCGCTTTCGTCCAGCGGCAGCGCCATTTCGATCCGTTCGAGTGCAGCGTCACGATAACCGGTTTCCCGTTCGCAACCGATCCAGTCGCGTCCCAGACGCTTCGCCACGGCCCCGGTCGTCCCCGTACCGAAGAACGGGTCTAGTACGACGTCGCCCTTTTCGGTGGTCGCCAGCATAACGCGATACAACAGCGCTTCCGGCTTCTGCGTCGGATGCACTTTGTGCCCGCCCTTTTTCAGCCGTTCCTGACCGCCGCAAATGGGGATCACCCAATCCGACCGCATTTGCAGTTCGTCATTGAGCGTCTTCATCGCGCGGTAATTGAAATGATATTTCGCCTTTTCGCCCTGGCTGGCCCAGATCAGCGTTTCGTGCGCGTTGGTAAAACGCGTACCGCGGAAATTTGGCATCGGATTGGATTTGCGCCAGACGATATCGTTGAGAATCCAGAACCCCAGATCCTGGAGGATCGCGCCAACGCGGAAGATATTGTGATACGATCCGATAACCCACAGCGCGCCATCCGGCTTAAGGATACGCCGCGCTTCGGTCAGCCAGTCGCGCGTGAAACGATCGTAAGTGGCGAAGCTGTCGAACCGATCCCAGTCGTCCGTCACGGCATCGACATGGCTGCCATCCGGGCGATTGAGATCACCGCCAAGCTGCAGATTGTACGGCGGATCGGCAAAAATCAGGTCAACGCAATTATCCGGCAGTGAACGCATCGCTTCCACGCAATCACCGGCAAGGATCTGCCCCAGCGGCAGTTCCGTTTTGGGCGCAATCCGCGCCTTGCCGGGTTCTGCGCGCGCCGGCGCGCGAACCTTTGTCAGTACCTGTACCATAAACCGTATTTGAACCCCCTTGGTTGACCTTAGGGTGAGTCTTCACGGAGTCTGCGTCAAGCGCGTATCGCCCCGACATCCTTGCACAACATGGTTAAACCGAGCTTGCCACGATGAGAACACAACGAGTCCGGCACAGGATGTGGAGTCACCGGCAAGTGCGATGACTCGATATATGGGGGTGTGGCCATCGGGACTCTCGGGGCAAAAAATTTTTATCCGAGCACGATTTCACGATCAATTCCGATCGCGGAAAGGAAATTCCTATCGTGGCTGACCACAATCAGCGCCCCGTCATACCCCGCCAACGCGTGTTCAAGCTCCTCGATCGCATCGACATCGAGATGGTTGGTCGGTTCGTCGAGAACCAGCACTTGCGGCACGTGCGGACCGGAGAACACCATGGCCAGCCCGGCGCGCAGACGCTCCCCCCCGCTAAGCGTGCCGGCAAGCCGTTGCGCCTCGCGGTTGCGAAAGGCGAAGCGCGCCAGAATTTCATAGGCCTGTTGTTCTGATATTTCAGGGTGATAATCCCTAATATTCTCAACCAGTGTCCGGTTCGAAACGAGCAGCGAGACATGCTGGTCAAGCATCGCAATGCCCCCTTCCGCGCGCCGCACCACGCCTCCGGCGGGTTCGACCGTGCCCATTGCCACACGCAGGAGACTGGTCTTGCCGCTGCCATTGGCCCCGCGCAGTGCCACGCGTTCCGGCCCGGTAATCGTCAACGACACCGGCCCTGCGACATGGCGTCCGTCATGCGCCACCATGACCTGCTCCAGCGCCAGAACCGTGCGGTTCGCAGGCAGGTGACTGGGCGGCAGGGTGATGGTCAGCGGGGTCACGACTTCGACCTGCTGCCGTGCCGCATCCAGCCGTTCGCGCACCTCTTGCGCCTGCTTTTCAGCCAATACGCGATTGCCCGCGGCCGTGGCCTCGGCCTGCTGCTGCATCTTGCCCAGCAATATGCGCGGCAGATCGCCCCGCGCTTTCGTCGCCCGCCCGGCCTTGTCGCGGCGCGCCTGCTTTTCCGCCTGTTTCTGCGCGGATCGCGCCTGTTGCCCGGCGCTGCGTTTCGCCTGATCGAGTTCCCCCTCAGCCAAAGCCCGCGCGGCATCGCGCGCAGCAACAAAGCTGGTCCAACCCCCGCCATGCACGGTGACCCCGACCGGGCTCAGCGCCACAATCCGGTCCATATCGTCCAGCAACGCGCGATCATGGCTGACAACCAGCGCGCCGCCGTGCCAGCGTTGCAGCAATGCCCGGATCGCTTCCCGCCCGGCCTGATCCAGATTGTTGGTCGGTTCATCCAGCAACAGCACATCCGGCTGCTTTAAGAGCACGGCGGCAAGCCCCAGCCGCGTCCGTTCCCCACCGCTCAGACTGGCAACATCGCGATCGAGCCCAAGTCCCGGAAGACCGACTTCCTCCAACGCCAGCGCGAGCCTATCGGGCAAATCCCATTCGGCAATGGCCGCATCCTCAGCCGTGCCATGCCCCGCCTCCAGCCGGGCCATGGCCTGCAGCACGGGTCCCACACCAAGGGCGCGGGCAACCGTGCCCTGTTCCGGCTGCACCTGTTCCAGCAGCCCGATACCGCCTTCACGGGTTACAGTGCCATTGGCGGGTTCGCGCAGCCCCGCGGCGATGGCAAGCAGTGTCGATTTGCCAGACCCGTTACGGCCGACAAGGCCCACGCGTTCGCGCCCGAGGGCGAGCGTCAGTCCGGAAAAAAGCGGGGTTCCGTCAGGCCGCGTGGCGGCAATGCGGTCGAAGGTGAGAAATGCAGGCATAGGGCACCATGGAAACAGCGTGGATCATCGGTCGGATTTCCAGGCTGTTGATCATGATGCGGCACTCCTTTGCATTCGTTACGAATTCGCCCCTATCACAAAAGGACAAGTTGCGCCACCGGGGCAAAACTGCGGCGATGCAGGGGCGTTGGACCATGGGTCCGCAAGGCGGCCAGATGTTCTTTCGTGCCATAGCCCATATTGCGTTCCCAGCCATAGTGCGGGTGCCGCTGCGCCGCCTCGCGCATCAGCCGATCCCGATGTTCCTTGGCAAGGATCGACGCCGCCGAAATACACGGTTCCAGCCCATCCCCGCCCACCAGCGCGCGTGCCGGCCAGCGCCAGCCCTCGCAACGCCCGGCCGGGGTGAGATTGCCATCGATCAACACGTCTGCCGGATCGCCTTGCAGCGCGGCGCACAAGCCTTCCATTGCGCGGGTCATCGCCAGCATGGTTGCCGCGAAAATATTGATCCGGTCGATTTCGTCCACGTCTGCGATACCCAGCGCCCAATGGCAGCTGTCCTTGATCGCCGGTTCCAGACGGGCTCGCCGCGCGGCGGAGAGTTTCTTGGAATCGTCCAGCCCGGCAGGGGCATCATGGCCC
This genomic window from Caenibius tardaugens NBRC 16725 contains:
- a CDS encoding ABC-F family ATP-binding cassette domain-containing protein; protein product: MPAFLTFDRIAATRPDGTPLFSGLTLALGRERVGLVGRNGSGKSTLLAIAAGLREPANGTVTREGGIGLLEQVQPEQGTVARALGVGPVLQAMARLEAGHGTAEDAAIAEWDLPDRLALALEEVGLPGLGLDRDVASLSGGERTRLGLAAVLLKQPDVLLLDEPTNNLDQAGREAIRALLQRWHGGALVVSHDRALLDDMDRIVALSPVGVTVHGGGWTSFVAARDAARALAEGELDQAKRSAGQQARSAQKQAEKQARRDKAGRATKARGDLPRILLGKMQQQAEATAAGNRVLAEKQAQEVRERLDAARQQVEVVTPLTITLPPSHLPANRTVLALEQVMVAHDGRHVAGPVSLTITGPERVALRGANGSGKTSLLRVAMGTVEPAGGVVRRAEGGIAMLDQHVSLLVSNRTLVENIRDYHPEISEQQAYEILARFAFRNREAQRLAGTLSGGERLRAGLAMVFSGPHVPQVLVLDEPTNHLDVDAIEELEHALAGYDGALIVVSHDRNFLSAIGIDREIVLG
- a CDS encoding ribonuclease HII codes for the protein MNRRTAIIRHSAIAGVDEAGRGPLAGPVVAAAVILGHDAPAGLDDSKKLSAARRARLEPAIKDSCHWALGIADVDEIDRINIFAATMLAMTRAMEGLCAALQGDPADVLIDGNLTPAGRCEGWRWPARALVGGDGLEPCISAASILAKEHRDRLMREAAQRHPHYGWERNMGYGTKEHLAALRTHGPTPLHRRSFAPVAQLVLL
- a CDS encoding site-specific DNA-methyltransferase, which gives rise to MVQVLTKVRAPARAEPGKARIAPKTELPLGQILAGDCVEAMRSLPDNCVDLIFADPPYNLQLGGDLNRPDGSHVDAVTDDWDRFDSFATYDRFTRDWLTEARRILKPDGALWVIGSYHNIFRVGAILQDLGFWILNDIVWRKSNPMPNFRGTRFTNAHETLIWASQGEKAKYHFNYRAMKTLNDELQMRSDWVIPICGGQERLKKGGHKVHPTQKPEALLYRVMLATTEKGDVVLDPFFGTGTTGAVAKRLGRDWIGCERETGYRDAALERIEMALPLDESALTTMQSRKDAPRVAFGALVEAGLIAPGTQLFDKQRRWTATVRADGSLESGKEIGSIHGVGKVLQGAPSCNGWTFWQITHEGADKPLDALRQLYLLSVED